The Fusobacterium periodonticum 1_1_41FAA genome includes a window with the following:
- a CDS encoding DUF5376 family protein, translating to MVLKFHYIKNKNNIFQSCEVNEKYKFISFYLHNPIDCKNFLKFTKKALEENLKKDISGEDVAAELDIEENKIIIYDIDTYFDGDEPDELLEIKKEDLIYILDRWIKFLEKPITDENYEEIFEMEDPVVKVLKDGKYVTI from the coding sequence ATGGTATTAAAATTTCATTATATTAAAAATAAAAATAATATATTTCAATCTTGTGAAGTAAATGAAAAGTATAAATTTATATCTTTTTATTTACATAACCCAATTGATTGTAAAAATTTTTTGAAGTTTACCAAAAAAGCTTTGGAAGAAAATTTAAAAAAAGATATATCTGGAGAGGATGTAGCAGCAGAGCTAGATATTGAAGAAAATAAAATAATTATATATGATATAGACACATATTTTGATGGTGATGAACCAGATGAATTATTAGAAATAAAAAAAGAAGATCTAATCTATATTTTAGATAGATGGATTAAATTTTTAGAAAAACCAATAACAGATGAAAATTATGAAGAAATATTTGAAATGGAAGATCCAGTTGTAAAAGTTTTAAAAGATGGTAAGTATGTAACTATATAA